The following is a genomic window from Hymenobacter chitinivorans DSM 11115.
ACCACAACGGTGGCCGACAACTCAGCGACGTTCCTGATGACCAACATGGTGCCCCAGGCCCCGCGCAACAACCAGCAAACCTGGGCCAACCTGGAAGGCTACTGCCGTACGCTGGTGGATCAGGGCAACGAGTTGTATATCGTAATGGGTAACTACGGCAAAGGCGGCACCGGCTCCAGCGGCTACAAGGAAACCCTCGACAACGGCCGCGTGACGGTGCCCCAGCGCATCTGGAAAGTTATTGTGGTGCTCCCCCAGGGCAACGACGATGTGAGCCGGGTCAGCAGCAGCACCCGGGTTATTGCCGTGGATACGCCTAACGACAACTCCCTCAGCACCACCTGGGGCACCTACCGTACTACCGTCGACGCCATCGAAACGGCTACCGGCTACGATATCATGGCGCGGGTGCCCACGGCAATTCAGGCGACGCTGGAAGCCAAGGTGGACAGCGGGCCAACGCAGTGAGTTGAAGTTGTTTCAACTTTTGGGTATATCCTTTTGTATAAACAGCACAACGGCCATCGGAATACTCTGGTGGCCGTTGTGCTGTCTGCTTTAACGCAACAGCGGCTAGCGGTTGACGTTAGCCGACGGCGGGCAGCGTGAAATGAAACGTGCTGCCCGCGCCCAGCTCACTTTCCACCCACAGCCGCCCGCCCTGGGAGGTGATGAATTCCCGGGCAATGCTCAGGCCCAGGCCAGAGCCGCCGCGGTAGCCGGTTTTGTCGGGAATCTGGGCGAAGCGCTGGAAGATCCGCTCGTGGTGGTCGGCGGCAATGCCCGGGCCGTGGTCCTGCACGCTGACCTGCACCAAGCTGCCGGCCGGCGCGGCCCGCACGGTTAGGGCCTCCCCGACCGGGGAATAGCGGGTAGCGTTGGCCAGCAGATTGATAAGCACCCAGGTGGTTTTTTCCACGTCGGCACGCACGGCGGGTAGATTCTCCGGCAACTGCACTTCCAGGCGCAGCTGCTTGTCGCGAAGCTGGGCCTGCACGGTAGCGGTG
Proteins encoded in this region:
- a CDS encoding DNA/RNA non-specific endonuclease, which translates into the protein MNTSKFSATALLALGLLAGACSKETEEVKPVVPEVPLPPLPEHITLGNPSGAVTDAAQPSNYLLLKTQYALSYHRDRGIPNWVSWHLSPEWLGTAARQDDFRADATLPAGWYQVQTGSYTVSGFDRGHNCPSADRTTTVADNSATFLMTNMVPQAPRNNQQTWANLEGYCRTLVDQGNELYIVMGNYGKGGTGSSGYKETLDNGRVTVPQRIWKVIVVLPQGNDDVSRVSSSTRVIAVDTPNDNSLSTTWGTYRTTVDAIETATGYDIMARVPTAIQATLEAKVDSGPTQ